Proteins encoded within one genomic window of Bradyrhizobium sp. 186:
- a CDS encoding serine protease, with amino-acid sequence MTQLDQFTLTTVPIEQYFDHMPLGQGTGFTWKIGDQHYLVTNWHVLTMCDFFTRANLRKDAGRPNILRTLFNIRTGSFEKQRLDIKIRDENDRPLWLVHPSRRVDIAVLPIPFKQEGLTIALYPLNILANAALRIEVGMEVFILGYPFKISPPAYPVWKRGSIASEPALARLTTDYMLVDTASRPGMSGAPVIRRSWTNHMVDPGVVALVDTPLNKFIGVYSGRMPTDHPHQAQIGLVWDGSLIDEIIAGNVKDE; translated from the coding sequence ATGACGCAACTGGATCAGTTTACACTGACGACCGTCCCGATCGAGCAGTACTTCGACCATATGCCACTCGGTCAGGGCACTGGATTCACGTGGAAGATTGGAGATCAACACTACCTCGTGACCAATTGGCACGTGCTGACGATGTGCGATTTTTTCACTCGGGCGAATTTGAGAAAAGATGCGGGCCGGCCAAACATCCTGCGCACGCTGTTCAACATCCGCACTGGATCGTTTGAAAAGCAGAGGTTGGACATCAAAATCAGAGACGAAAATGATAGGCCGCTTTGGCTGGTACATCCCAGCAGGCGGGTGGACATCGCGGTTTTGCCGATTCCATTCAAGCAAGAAGGGCTGACCATCGCCCTGTATCCGCTCAACATCCTGGCCAACGCCGCGCTTCGCATCGAGGTCGGGATGGAGGTATTTATCCTCGGTTACCCTTTTAAAATCTCACCGCCTGCCTATCCCGTCTGGAAGAGGGGAAGCATCGCGTCGGAGCCCGCACTCGCCCGGCTTACGACCGACTACATGCTGGTCGATACTGCCTCGCGTCCCGGCATGTCCGGAGCGCCTGTGATTCGGCGAAGCTGGACAAACCATATGGTCGATCCGGGCGTTGTTGCACTCGTCGATACGCCGCTGAACAAATTCATTGGCGTGTACTCGGGTCGCATGCCGACAGATCATCCGCATCAAGCCCAGATCGGGCTGGTATGGGACGGCTCGTTGATCGACGAAATCATCGCGGGCAACGTCAAGGACGAATAA
- a CDS encoding tyrosine-type recombinase/integrase, translating into MTALAPTLQAFFTERLIRQRQASPHTLAAYRDTLRLLLVFASARKDVEPSKLDIDDLDAPLIGAFLDHLEKQRENSARTRNARLAAVRSLFRYAALRHPEHAAIIERVLAIPRKRFDRRIVTFLIEPELDALFRAPDRSTWTGRRDHTLLTLAAQTGLRASELIGLRISDVHLGTGAHVSCMGKGRKLRITPITSGMVALLRVWLAERAGQPTEPLFVTQSGTSLSRDAVEHRLAKYVQIATRACPSLGLKTISMHVLRHSAAMRLLRAGIETSVIALWLGHEQVETTHIYLHADMGIKERALAATAPTVATPGRFRPNDKLLAFLEAL; encoded by the coding sequence ATGACCGCACTTGCCCCAACCCTGCAAGCGTTCTTCACGGAACGCCTCATCCGCCAGCGCCAAGCTAGTCCCCATACACTTGCGGCCTACCGGGACACGCTGCGGCTGCTGCTGGTCTTCGCGTCCGCGAGGAAAGACGTCGAACCATCGAAGCTAGACATCGACGATCTTGATGCGCCGCTCATCGGCGCCTTCCTCGACCATCTTGAGAAGCAGCGGGAGAATAGTGCGCGCACTCGCAACGCTCGACTTGCCGCCGTCCGTTCGCTGTTCCGGTACGCAGCGCTTCGACATCCCGAGCATGCCGCCATAATCGAACGCGTGCTTGCCATTCCACGCAAGCGTTTCGACCGGAGGATCGTCACTTTCCTGATCGAACCGGAACTCGATGCGCTGTTCCGCGCACCCGACCGCTCGACCTGGACCGGGCGGCGCGACCATACCTTGCTTACGCTCGCGGCCCAAACGGGCCTGCGTGCGTCAGAATTGATCGGCCTTCGCATCAGCGATGTTCATCTCGGCACTGGCGCCCATGTCAGTTGCATGGGGAAAGGACGGAAGTTGCGGATCACACCGATTACCTCGGGTATGGTCGCCCTCCTGCGTGTTTGGCTCGCCGAGCGCGCTGGTCAGCCGACGGAGCCACTTTTCGTCACCCAGTCGGGGACGTCACTCAGCCGTGACGCCGTCGAACATCGGCTCGCCAAATACGTTCAGATCGCCACCCGCGCCTGTCCGTCGTTGGGACTGAAAACCATCAGCATGCATGTGTTGCGTCATAGCGCCGCGATGCGACTGCTGCGGGCAGGAATTGAAACCTCGGTGATAGCACTTTGGCTCGGCCATGAGCAGGTCGAAACCACCCACATCTACCTACACGCGGATATGGGAATCAAGGAACGCGCACTGGCCGCGACAGCTCCAACGGTCGCCACTCCCGGTCGTTTTCGACCGAACGACAAGCTTCTCGCATTTTTGGAGGCACTGTGA
- a CDS encoding site-specific integrase, translated as MTSLRLRMMEDMQVRNLSRNTQDSYLLQVSQFARHFAKSPALLGPEDIHAYQVYLTNEKKLAPRSVQVTVAALRFLYRVTLGLDWDFDRIIPCPKAPKTLAVILSPEEVLHFLGCIESFKHQAILTTCYAAGLRISEATRLKPEAIDRQRMVLRVEQGKGQKDRYVMLSARLLEVLTDYWRAVRPTGAWMFPGAVAGEPISTSAVDATCRQAHRMSKLSKPVTPHSLRHAFAVHLLEAGADLRTIQLLLGHRSLSTTAQYLRIATNKVCAATSPLELLPRPIPKASSPPAPEHF; from the coding sequence ATGACCTCGCTTCGGTTACGCATGATGGAAGACATGCAGGTCCGCAACCTGTCGCGAAACACGCAGGATTCGTATTTGCTGCAGGTTTCGCAGTTCGCCCGGCATTTCGCTAAATCGCCGGCTTTGCTCGGCCCGGAGGATATCCACGCCTACCAGGTCTATTTGACGAACGAGAAGAAGCTGGCGCCACGCTCGGTGCAAGTGACCGTCGCAGCGCTTCGATTTCTCTACCGCGTCACGCTCGGCCTCGATTGGGATTTCGACCGGATCATTCCGTGCCCAAAGGCGCCAAAGACACTGGCCGTCATTCTCAGCCCTGAGGAGGTGCTGCACTTCCTTGGCTGCATCGAGAGCTTCAAACACCAGGCGATCCTGACGACATGCTATGCCGCCGGTCTACGTATTTCCGAGGCGACCCGGCTGAAGCCTGAGGCTATCGATCGTCAGCGCATGGTGCTGCGCGTCGAGCAGGGCAAGGGACAGAAAGACCGCTACGTCATGCTGTCGGCCAGGTTGCTGGAGGTGCTGACGGACTATTGGCGCGCCGTGCGACCCACCGGGGCATGGATGTTTCCCGGCGCCGTTGCTGGAGAACCGATATCGACAAGCGCCGTAGATGCCACCTGCCGCCAAGCACATCGGATGTCGAAACTCTCCAAGCCGGTGACACCTCATTCGCTGCGGCACGCATTTGCGGTGCACCTGCTCGAAGCTGGAGCCGATCTCCGCACCATCCAGCTCCTGCTCGGCCATCGCAGCTTGTCAACGACCGCTCAATATCTGCGGATCGCTACCAACAAGGTCTGCGCGGCGACGAGTCCGCTTGAACTGCTGCCGCGTCCGATCCCCAAGGCCTCCTCGCCGCCAGCGCCCGAACATTTCTGA
- a CDS encoding SOS response-associated peptidase family protein, with protein sequence MPGVFPDYKAPIVRNGDEGRELATARWGMPSSSKALMDATKKRAEKLQAKGKPVDFKELLRMEPDGGTTNIRNVKSQHWTRWLGAENRCVVPFNSFSEFNKAEGGDIWFALDETRPLACFAGIWTNWTSVRKVKEGETTNDLYAFLTTEPIAEVGAIHPKAMPVILTTPDEVDAWMTAPSDEALKLQRPLADGTLRIVARGVKEDTAGLAP encoded by the coding sequence ATGCCGGGGGTTTTCCCCGATTACAAGGCACCGATCGTGCGCAACGGGGACGAGGGCCGCGAACTTGCTACGGCGCGATGGGGGATGCCATCGTCGTCAAAGGCACTGATGGACGCCACCAAGAAACGGGCCGAAAAACTGCAGGCCAAGGGCAAGCCCGTCGATTTCAAGGAGTTGCTGCGGATGGAGCCGGACGGCGGCACGACCAACATCCGCAACGTGAAGAGCCAACACTGGACGCGATGGCTGGGCGCCGAAAACCGCTGTGTGGTACCGTTCAACTCCTTCAGCGAGTTCAACAAGGCGGAGGGCGGTGATATCTGGTTCGCGCTCGATGAGACCCGTCCGCTCGCCTGCTTCGCCGGCATATGGACCAACTGGACGTCCGTCCGGAAGGTCAAAGAAGGCGAGACCACCAACGACCTCTACGCGTTCCTCACGACGGAGCCGATCGCCGAAGTCGGCGCCATCCACCCCAAGGCGATGCCGGTGATCCTGACAACGCCGGACGAAGTGGACGCCTGGATGACGGCTCCTTCGGACGAGGCTCTGAAGCTACAGCGGCCGCTTGCCGACGGCACGCTCCGAATCGTTGCCCGCGGCGTCAAGGAAGATACCGCCGGGCTAGCGCCGTGA
- a CDS encoding IS91 family transposase yields the protein MGRSGPEVADIFRRYGAAWREQHWALLSTERRAAMTAIERCRTSALGGHVEQCDRCGERRIAYNSCRSRSCPKCQWLARAEWIEARREELLDTQYFHVVFTVPDEIAAIAFQNASTVYKILFHAAAETLRTIAADRRHLGAEIGFFAVLHTWGQNLSHHPHLHCVVPGGGLSPDGSRWIACRPGFFLPVAVLSRLFRRLFLEGLQKAFDAGELRFFSSLERLHDPVAFRRYLDPARQVNWVVYAKPPFAGAERVLEYVGRYTHRVAIANNRIVDIEDGKVCFRWKDYRNENRQKVMALDAGEFIRRFLVHVLPEGFQRIRYYGFLGNRYRKQKLARCRELLGMQQSDRPPKPKEGRDYRDKVEELTGVSLRECPFCRQGQMVCIEVLAPVASQDPPFPDTS from the coding sequence ATGGGCCGCTCGGGTCCGGAGGTCGCGGATATATTCCGTCGCTACGGTGCTGCCTGGCGAGAGCAGCACTGGGCCTTGCTATCGACCGAACGACGCGCAGCGATGACTGCCATCGAGCGCTGCCGAACGTCGGCGCTCGGAGGCCATGTCGAACAGTGCGACCGCTGTGGCGAACGACGGATCGCTTACAACAGCTGCCGTTCCCGCAGTTGCCCCAAGTGCCAGTGGCTCGCCCGAGCGGAATGGATCGAGGCTCGGCGGGAAGAGCTTCTCGATACGCAGTATTTCCATGTCGTCTTCACCGTTCCCGACGAGATCGCCGCGATTGCCTTCCAGAATGCCAGCACGGTCTACAAGATCCTGTTCCACGCAGCCGCCGAGACGTTGCGCACCATCGCTGCCGATCGGCGACATCTCGGCGCGGAGATCGGGTTTTTCGCGGTGCTTCACACCTGGGGTCAGAATCTCAGCCATCATCCCCATCTCCACTGCGTCGTGCCCGGCGGCGGGCTATCGCCGGACGGGAGCCGCTGGATCGCGTGCCGTCCCGGCTTCTTCCTACCAGTCGCTGTGCTCTCCCGACTGTTCCGGCGGCTGTTTCTCGAAGGTCTGCAAAAGGCATTCGATGCCGGCGAGTTGCGATTCTTTTCGTCATTGGAACGGCTGCACGATCCCGTCGCATTCCGGCGCTATCTGGATCCCGCCCGCCAGGTCAACTGGGTAGTCTATGCCAAGCCACCCTTCGCGGGCGCTGAACGGGTTCTGGAATATGTCGGACGCTACACACACCGGGTGGCAATCGCCAACAACCGGATCGTCGATATCGAGGATGGCAAGGTATGCTTCCGGTGGAAGGACTATCGCAACGAGAACCGGCAAAAGGTGATGGCGCTCGACGCCGGGGAGTTCATCCGGCGTTTTCTCGTCCATGTCTTGCCCGAAGGATTTCAGCGCATCCGCTATTACGGTTTCCTGGGCAACCGCTACCGCAAGCAAAAGCTCGCCCGCTGCCGCGAACTGCTCGGAATGCAGCAATCCGATAGGCCGCCAAAACCGAAGGAAGGGCGCGATTATCGCGACAAGGTCGAGGAGCTGACCGGCGTTTCCCTGCGGGAATGTCCCTTTTGCCGTCAAGGGCAGATGGTGTGCATCGAGGTGCTCGCGCCCGTTGCGTCGCAAGACCCACCTTTTCCGGACACTTCATGA
- a CDS encoding tyrosine-type recombinase/integrase, which produces MNALRKALADYFVVRRALGFKLYRAEKLLGQFLTFVEDRGEDHLTTEAALAWATLPKRGRTWAFARLSVVRRFAKHLRGIDPATEVPPTHLLVQQKGRATPYLYSESDIAALIAAAGTLRTPHRVATFRTLIALLAVTGMRVGEAIGLDRDDFDSVIGLLTIRNAKFGKSRQLPLHPSTVAALVDYLRRDDRPANSSNTPALLVTTVGTRFRYMGVQPVFRQIVDVAGLKPRSASCRPRLHDLRHGFAVNTILDGYRDGREPGNRIALLSTYLGHVDPVSTYWYLSAAPELLTLVGDRLERHLGGAA; this is translated from the coding sequence ATGAACGCTCTCCGCAAGGCTCTCGCAGACTACTTTGTGGTTCGCCGCGCCCTCGGCTTTAAGCTCTATCGAGCCGAGAAGCTCCTCGGTCAGTTTCTCACCTTCGTCGAGGATCGCGGCGAAGATCATCTGACAACCGAGGCGGCGCTCGCTTGGGCGACACTCCCTAAGCGCGGTCGAACCTGGGCGTTTGCCCGGCTTTCCGTTGTTCGCCGCTTCGCTAAACACCTGCGCGGGATCGACCCCGCGACCGAGGTGCCCCCGACACACTTGCTGGTGCAGCAAAAAGGCCGAGCCACCCCCTACCTATATTCGGAGTCGGATATCGCGGCCCTCATCGCCGCAGCCGGGACGCTGCGGACACCGCACCGAGTGGCGACATTTCGGACATTGATCGCTTTGCTTGCAGTGACCGGAATGCGGGTTGGGGAAGCGATCGGCCTCGACCGCGACGATTTTGACTCCGTCATTGGACTACTCACCATTCGGAACGCAAAGTTCGGCAAGTCTCGCCAATTGCCGCTGCATCCGAGCACCGTGGCTGCACTGGTTGATTATCTGCGTCGAGACGACCGTCCGGCAAACTCGTCGAATACGCCGGCACTGCTGGTCACTACGGTTGGCACCAGGTTCCGCTACATGGGCGTCCAGCCCGTCTTTCGTCAAATTGTGGATGTCGCCGGCCTCAAGCCGCGCTCTGCCTCATGCCGTCCGAGGCTGCATGACCTGCGGCATGGATTTGCCGTCAATACCATCCTTGACGGATATCGAGATGGCCGGGAGCCGGGGAACCGGATCGCGTTGTTGTCGACCTACCTCGGCCACGTCGATCCTGTCAGCACATACTGGTATCTCTCAGCTGCGCCGGAGTTGCTGACGCTGGTTGGTGATCGTTTGGAGCGGCACCTCGGAGGTGCCGCATGA